From the genome of Gemmatimonas phototrophica, one region includes:
- a CDS encoding thioredoxin family protein, which translates to MTLRLGVLSTLALLGLGALPEAAYAAPRTLGWSSYGFTTVLPCEIGAAVAGRAKSRPAADSGLSALHASGQRFPDFVAAAKARREGWVKLADSAQVADAVVTRAKTAVQGGAWRILVVAIDACGDSMNTVPYVARVAALAGIDLRIVLPTAGRAVQDSHRSLDGRIATPTFVLLDEAGNERGCIVEQPRPLREWAAPERSKVSLDSVHAGIRAFYARDKGESIALETVEMLEAAKAGKTHCDRGTAR; encoded by the coding sequence ATGACCTTGCGCCTCGGTGTTCTCTCCACGCTGGCATTGTTGGGTCTCGGCGCCCTTCCAGAGGCTGCCTACGCCGCGCCGCGCACTCTGGGGTGGTCATCGTACGGGTTTACGACAGTCCTGCCCTGCGAGATCGGTGCGGCCGTAGCGGGGCGCGCCAAGAGCCGGCCCGCCGCGGACAGCGGTCTGAGCGCCCTGCATGCCAGTGGCCAGCGATTCCCCGACTTTGTGGCCGCCGCCAAGGCGCGTCGCGAAGGGTGGGTGAAGCTCGCAGATAGTGCACAGGTGGCCGATGCGGTGGTCACCCGAGCCAAAACCGCCGTACAAGGCGGCGCCTGGCGAATTCTCGTGGTGGCCATTGATGCCTGCGGCGACTCCATGAACACCGTGCCGTATGTGGCGCGGGTGGCGGCGCTGGCCGGTATTGATTTGCGCATTGTGCTGCCAACGGCCGGACGCGCCGTGCAGGACAGCCACCGGTCGCTGGATGGGCGGATCGCCACGCCCACGTTCGTTCTGCTTGATGAGGCCGGGAATGAGCGGGGATGCATCGTTGAGCAGCCTCGCCCACTGCGCGAATGGGCCGCGCCGGAACGCAGCAAGGTGTCGCTCGACTCCGTGCACGCCGGAATCCGGGCGTTTTACGCCAGGGACAAGGGCGAGTCGATTGCCCTCGAGACCGTCGAGATGCTGGAAGCGGCGAAAGCCGGCAAGACCCACTGCGACCGGGGCACCGCGCGCTAA
- a CDS encoding TonB-dependent receptor — MKLRLSLALSLGAVLTASAPGEAATRAGANRSLEPSLALFPAVDVVVGGVVTDTTGAPLANVQVVASGVNRAALTDERGRFEFVGLPAGTYHLDFVRIGHSSAHQVVTVPATGADVRLTVVMRVATVRLSSVNVTATPTGTDPLNVTQATVQLSGKELQRALSTSIGQTLSREPGMSSRFNGPMAATPVIRGLTGERVLVLQDGDRAGDLSSSAADHLNAVDPSTAERIEVIRGPASLLYGNNALGGVVNVISQDIPTTIPSRLTGYAMGQGESVTPGGVLNVGVTIPLAARLAVTARGGVRDFANMRVGGGAVQPNTSGNTQQAVLGTGYVGPRASVGVVYRQMDFAYGLPHAPGEEAVRLDGVRRSVALQSTVTTGLVAVPSVRIDQTLQRYAHSEIEEDGAVGTRFRLNTQTTNITARTQWGRATGAVGVQGLFRQYAPVGEEAFTPAADNENVAVFAYQEVLLGPGDTEEHSPRVQLGARYDRFSIHTKPGDQADRFGETRNRTFNNMAASLGLSVPVADGVSLTANASRGFRAPAVEELYADGFHAAAGTYDIGNPSLGVEKSTGMEVGVRAQTSRTFAQLGAYRNLIDGYIAPQALAIPTLVDGAFIPTVTFMGRDAIMTGVEGQVETKLVHRFVGGLMGDYVRAGVRGTNEVLPFIPAGRVGASLRYDNGRISGGGDVRRVFAQERVTGDELDVATASYTLLDLNATWLFTVRGRQVHSVTFRVDNATDAQYREATSRIKRFAFNPGRNVSLVYKLLY, encoded by the coding sequence ATGAAACTCCGACTGTCTTTGGCGCTGTCGCTGGGCGCCGTGCTCACTGCATCTGCTCCTGGGGAGGCAGCCACGCGTGCGGGGGCGAATCGTTCCCTGGAGCCATCGCTCGCCCTCTTCCCGGCCGTTGATGTTGTGGTGGGAGGCGTGGTCACGGATACCACGGGTGCTCCGTTAGCCAACGTGCAGGTGGTGGCGAGCGGGGTGAACCGCGCGGCCCTTACCGACGAGCGCGGACGCTTTGAGTTCGTGGGACTGCCGGCTGGCACCTATCACCTGGACTTTGTCCGGATCGGCCACTCCAGCGCACATCAGGTGGTGACCGTGCCCGCCACCGGGGCTGATGTGCGCCTGACGGTGGTGATGCGGGTAGCCACGGTGCGGCTCTCCAGCGTGAACGTCACGGCCACGCCCACGGGGACCGACCCCCTCAATGTCACGCAAGCCACCGTCCAGCTGTCGGGGAAGGAACTGCAACGGGCGCTGAGCACCAGCATTGGACAGACGCTTTCGCGGGAGCCCGGCATGTCGTCGCGGTTCAATGGCCCCATGGCGGCCACACCGGTCATTCGAGGGCTCACCGGCGAGCGCGTGCTGGTGTTGCAGGACGGCGATCGCGCTGGTGACCTCTCCTCGTCTGCTGCCGATCACCTGAACGCTGTCGATCCCAGCACGGCGGAGCGCATCGAGGTCATTCGAGGACCGGCCTCCCTGTTGTACGGCAACAACGCCTTGGGGGGCGTGGTGAATGTCATCTCCCAGGATATCCCTACCACGATCCCTTCGCGCCTCACCGGCTACGCCATGGGACAAGGGGAGAGTGTCACGCCAGGCGGGGTGCTCAATGTGGGGGTGACCATTCCGCTCGCCGCGCGCCTGGCCGTCACCGCTCGTGGCGGGGTACGCGACTTTGCGAACATGCGGGTTGGCGGCGGCGCGGTGCAGCCCAATACCAGCGGCAACACGCAGCAGGCGGTGCTGGGCACCGGTTACGTTGGTCCGCGTGCCTCGGTGGGCGTAGTGTATCGCCAGATGGATTTCGCCTATGGTTTGCCCCACGCACCGGGTGAAGAAGCGGTACGCCTGGACGGCGTGCGGCGCTCGGTGGCACTGCAGTCCACGGTGACGACGGGGCTCGTTGCTGTTCCCTCAGTGCGTATTGATCAGACGCTGCAGCGCTACGCCCACTCAGAAATCGAAGAAGATGGCGCTGTGGGCACACGGTTCCGATTGAACACGCAAACCACCAACATCACGGCGCGCACGCAGTGGGGACGCGCCACTGGTGCTGTGGGCGTGCAGGGGCTGTTCCGGCAATATGCGCCTGTGGGCGAGGAAGCCTTCACTCCCGCCGCCGACAACGAGAACGTGGCGGTATTCGCCTATCAGGAAGTCCTGTTGGGGCCCGGCGATACCGAAGAGCATTCTCCTCGCGTTCAACTTGGCGCACGCTACGATCGCTTCAGCATTCATACCAAGCCGGGCGACCAGGCGGATCGGTTTGGCGAAACGCGCAACCGCACGTTCAACAACATGGCGGCATCGCTGGGGTTGAGTGTGCCGGTGGCTGACGGGGTGTCGCTCACGGCCAACGCGTCCCGAGGGTTTCGCGCGCCCGCTGTTGAGGAGTTGTACGCTGATGGGTTTCATGCGGCCGCCGGCACCTACGACATCGGCAACCCGTCGCTGGGAGTGGAGAAGAGCACCGGGATGGAAGTCGGGGTCCGTGCACAAACATCGCGCACATTCGCCCAGCTTGGTGCGTACCGGAATCTGATTGACGGTTACATCGCGCCGCAGGCACTGGCCATTCCAACGCTGGTCGATGGAGCGTTCATACCGACGGTCACTTTCATGGGACGTGATGCCATCATGACGGGTGTCGAAGGGCAGGTGGAAACCAAACTCGTTCACCGATTTGTAGGCGGGCTGATGGGCGATTATGTCCGGGCCGGCGTGCGCGGCACCAACGAGGTACTCCCGTTCATTCCCGCTGGTCGCGTGGGCGCGTCGCTCCGCTACGACAACGGGCGGATTTCGGGTGGCGGCGACGTGCGGCGGGTCTTTGCCCAGGAGCGTGTCACTGGCGACGAACTCGATGTCGCCACCGCTTCCTACACATTGCTCGACCTCAACGCCACGTGGTTGTTTACCGTACGTGGCAGGCAGGTGCACTCCGTCACGTTCCGGGTGGATAACGCCACCGATGCCCAGTACCGTGAAGCCACCAGTCGCATCAAACGCTTTGCGTTCAACCCGGGGCGCAACGTGTCGCTGGTCTACAAGCTGTTGTACTGA
- a CDS encoding HD domain-containing protein: MEILRDPLWNNIRLDPLALALLETPVMQRLRYVRQLGLAFLVYPGATHSRFEHALGAWHLAGMALRLLDERGALQDIPVRDQQIVRAAALLHDVGHYPFSHALEEIGVTDHEEVARPLITAGVIGACLRTHLGESAPEEVFALITGRSTHALQGLISGSIDLDKIEYLKRDATMCGVPYGEIDVDRLLNSLVLVTLPGERPAIGVHEKGLSALESLLFAKYQMYRNVYWHHAVRSATAMYKRLVAVAIDTGAVAGDTVARFTDEGLLVHLDTPSLVPEARTLLDAIRVRRLHKRAYECPAATLGDDVGEWIASDYVLTRRVEDAFAKELGLASGAVLLDYPAKTQMLGVDIAMQRRDGRAVHLTAEGWEGALNLPRLSDELYRSARRLRVLTANRAPVPAEQVLSVLRMEASEVRARLDQGERLLG, translated from the coding sequence ATGGAAATTCTGCGCGATCCGCTCTGGAACAACATCCGCCTCGATCCGCTGGCGCTGGCGCTGCTCGAAACCCCCGTCATGCAGCGGCTGCGCTATGTCCGCCAATTGGGGCTGGCGTTTCTGGTGTATCCTGGCGCCACCCACTCGCGGTTCGAGCATGCGCTGGGGGCCTGGCATCTTGCCGGCATGGCGCTGCGCCTGCTCGATGAGCGGGGCGCGTTACAGGACATTCCGGTGCGCGATCAGCAGATTGTGCGCGCCGCCGCTTTGCTGCACGACGTGGGGCATTACCCCTTTTCTCATGCGCTGGAGGAGATTGGCGTCACCGACCACGAAGAGGTCGCCCGCCCCCTGATCACGGCGGGGGTCATTGGTGCCTGCCTGCGAACACACCTCGGCGAAAGCGCCCCCGAGGAGGTCTTTGCCCTCATCACCGGGCGCAGCACCCACGCCCTGCAAGGGCTGATCTCCGGGTCCATTGATCTCGACAAGATCGAGTACCTGAAGCGCGACGCCACCATGTGTGGTGTGCCTTACGGCGAGATCGATGTGGACCGGCTGCTCAACTCACTGGTGCTGGTCACCCTTCCTGGGGAACGACCGGCCATTGGGGTGCACGAGAAGGGGCTCTCGGCGTTGGAGTCGCTGCTCTTTGCGAAGTACCAGATGTACCGCAATGTTTACTGGCACCATGCGGTACGCAGTGCCACAGCCATGTACAAGCGACTCGTGGCCGTGGCCATTGATACGGGGGCGGTGGCAGGTGACACCGTCGCCCGCTTTACCGACGAAGGGTTGCTCGTGCATCTCGACACGCCGTCGCTGGTTCCGGAAGCCCGCACCCTGCTGGATGCCATTCGCGTGCGGCGCCTCCACAAGCGCGCCTACGAATGTCCCGCGGCGACCCTCGGCGACGACGTGGGTGAATGGATCGCCAGCGACTACGTGCTTACGCGCCGGGTGGAAGATGCCTTCGCCAAGGAACTGGGGCTGGCGTCGGGCGCAGTGCTGCTGGACTACCCGGCCAAAACGCAGATGCTCGGGGTGGACATCGCCATGCAACGTCGTGACGGCCGGGCCGTGCATTTGACGGCCGAAGGGTGGGAGGGCGCCCTCAACCTCCCCCGCCTCAGCGACGAGCTGTATCGCAGCGCGCGCCGGCTGCGTGTGCTTACAGCCAACCGGGCACCGGTGCCCGCCGAGCAAGTGCTCAGTGTCCTGCGTATGGAGGCCAGCGAAGTGCGGGCGCGCCTTGATCAAGGCGAGCGGCTGCTCGGCTGA
- the pckA gene encoding phosphoenolpyruvate carboxykinase (ATP) — protein MATQVTPSAPARESADGLAPQGIVPKGKVHWNYVAPELMESAIRRNEGRLADMGPFVAVTSPHTGRSPNDKFVVKEPASEADVDWGKVNQPISAEHWATLKADVQQYLNGLDELFVQDLYCGADPATRLSVRYVLPNAWHASFVRNMFIRPDIAELAAFAPNFTVYHAPEMQADPARHGTRTGTFIVLNLEERAILIGGTRYAGELKKAMFTVMNYLLPKQGVLSMHCSANIGPAGDTALFFGLSGTGKTTLSADPERNLIGDDEHGWSPEGTFNFEGGCYAKAINLSAEGEPDIYATTQMFGTILENVVLNEPSRTVDFANQSITENTRASYPLHYIKNHVPSGRGGHPKNVVFLTADAFGVLPPIARLTPEQAMYYFLSGYTAKVAGTERGVTEPQATFSACFGAVFLVWHPTKYAEMLGELLKEHGSQVWLVNTGWSGGAYGVGRRMKLSYTRAMVRAALDGALEGTEFTTDPVFGLHLPKWVPDVPGEVLDPRGTWADASEYDAQARKLAGMFQENIKKFGSAVSPAILAAGPKG, from the coding sequence ATGGCGACACAGGTCACCCCGTCAGCTCCCGCCCGGGAGAGTGCTGACGGTCTCGCCCCGCAGGGTATCGTGCCCAAGGGCAAGGTTCATTGGAATTACGTCGCGCCGGAGCTGATGGAATCGGCAATCCGTCGCAACGAAGGCCGACTTGCCGATATGGGCCCGTTCGTAGCCGTCACGTCACCGCACACCGGACGTTCTCCCAACGACAAGTTCGTGGTGAAGGAGCCCGCCAGCGAAGCCGACGTGGATTGGGGCAAGGTGAACCAGCCTATTTCGGCAGAGCACTGGGCCACCCTCAAGGCCGATGTGCAGCAGTACCTCAACGGTCTCGATGAACTGTTCGTGCAGGACCTGTATTGCGGCGCCGACCCGGCGACAAGGTTGAGCGTGCGCTACGTGCTGCCCAATGCGTGGCACGCGTCGTTTGTCCGCAACATGTTCATTCGCCCGGACATTGCCGAACTCGCCGCCTTCGCGCCCAACTTCACGGTGTATCACGCGCCGGAAATGCAGGCCGATCCGGCACGCCACGGCACACGGACGGGCACGTTCATTGTGCTAAACCTCGAAGAACGCGCCATCCTCATTGGCGGTACGCGCTACGCCGGTGAACTCAAGAAGGCGATGTTCACCGTCATGAACTACCTGCTTCCCAAGCAGGGTGTGCTCTCGATGCACTGCTCGGCCAACATCGGCCCTGCGGGCGATACGGCGCTGTTCTTCGGCCTCTCCGGCACCGGCAAGACCACGCTGTCCGCCGACCCCGAGCGCAATCTCATTGGCGATGATGAGCACGGCTGGTCGCCCGAAGGCACCTTCAACTTTGAGGGTGGCTGCTACGCCAAGGCGATCAATTTGTCGGCGGAAGGAGAACCCGACATCTACGCGACCACGCAGATGTTCGGCACCATCCTCGAGAACGTGGTGCTCAACGAGCCGTCGCGCACGGTGGACTTTGCCAACCAGAGCATCACCGAGAACACGCGCGCGTCGTACCCGTTGCATTACATCAAGAACCACGTGCCGAGCGGGCGTGGTGGACACCCCAAGAATGTGGTGTTCCTGACGGCCGATGCTTTTGGTGTGTTGCCCCCCATTGCTCGGCTCACGCCTGAGCAGGCGATGTACTATTTCCTGTCTGGCTACACGGCCAAGGTGGCCGGTACCGAACGTGGCGTAACGGAACCGCAGGCCACCTTCTCGGCCTGTTTCGGCGCGGTGTTTCTCGTGTGGCACCCCACCAAGTACGCCGAAATGCTGGGTGAACTGCTCAAGGAACATGGGTCGCAGGTGTGGTTGGTAAACACCGGCTGGAGCGGTGGAGCGTACGGCGTGGGTCGCCGCATGAAGCTCTCGTACACGCGGGCCATGGTGCGTGCCGCGCTCGATGGCGCCCTCGAAGGCACCGAGTTCACCACCGATCCCGTGTTCGGCTTACATCTGCCCAAGTGGGTACCGGATGTTCCGGGTGAGGTACTCGACCCCCGTGGTACCTGGGCCGATGCCAGCGAATACGATGCGCAGGCGCGCAAACTGGCCGGCATGTTCCAGGAGAACATCAAGAAGTTCGGCAGTGCGGTGTCGCCCGCCATTCTTGCGGCTGGCCCGAAAGGCTGA
- a CDS encoding Stp1/IreP family PP2C-type Ser/Thr phosphatase, with protein MQLSVAAGTDVGRIRAGNEDSLYADADQERGLFIVADGMGGHAAGEVASEMAVQIVARDLTDVRDLTGSDAGTRMADALKAANRAIYERTIQEADKQGMGTTASCIMMGQGRYIIGHIGDSRVYLLRDGAFRQITKDHSYVQEQVDAGFLTPEQARYHPYSNVITRCVGANAAVEADVLTGELQVGDLYLVASDGLTGMVEDPQLKKILESKQTPGRMVDAMITEANRRGGLDNITAIVVQVIKVTGVATGEMPAVLG; from the coding sequence GTGCAGCTATCTGTCGCCGCCGGTACCGATGTCGGTCGAATTCGGGCAGGCAATGAAGACAGTCTCTATGCGGACGCCGATCAAGAGCGAGGGCTCTTTATCGTAGCCGACGGCATGGGGGGACACGCCGCTGGCGAAGTTGCCAGTGAAATGGCGGTCCAGATTGTCGCCCGGGACCTCACCGATGTGCGTGACCTCACCGGCAGTGATGCTGGCACGCGCATGGCGGATGCTCTCAAGGCCGCGAACCGCGCCATCTACGAACGCACCATCCAGGAAGCCGATAAGCAGGGCATGGGCACCACGGCGTCCTGCATCATGATGGGGCAGGGACGGTACATCATCGGTCACATCGGTGATTCCCGCGTGTACCTGCTGCGCGATGGGGCGTTTCGCCAGATCACCAAAGACCACTCGTATGTGCAGGAGCAGGTGGACGCCGGCTTCCTGACCCCCGAGCAGGCCCGTTATCACCCCTACAGCAACGTCATCACCCGCTGTGTCGGGGCCAACGCGGCCGTCGAAGCGGACGTGCTGACGGGCGAGCTGCAGGTTGGCGACCTGTATCTGGTGGCCTCCGATGGGCTCACGGGCATGGTGGAGGATCCTCAGCTCAAGAAGATCCTTGAGTCCAAGCAGACGCCCGGGCGTATGGTGGACGCCATGATCACAGAGGCCAACCGTCGCGGGGGTCTCGACAACATCACGGCGATCGTGGTGCAGGTCATCAAGGTCACTGGCGTTGCCACCGGCGAAATGCCGGCTGTCCTTGGCTGA
- a CDS encoding TonB-dependent receptor: MTITSPILRRLSCALTFCLALAASATSAMAQQVDIIRGRVLGTDTLPIPNVLVTATTLSGNVSRTARTAANGRYTISFPGGEGDYWVTFSGIGLAPRRYQVKRTADQEILIADARMAPATITLDAMQITERAAVSRSDTVSDVSGTEKSVNDETAGFLNAEQMGDLAAMASAIPGVQLLLGADGAADAFSVFGLGGDQNNTQLNGLNFGDAQLPRDANVMSSLSTSPYDVSRGGFSGGQLQVRTRSGSNFVSRRLSGNFVSPQLQWLDRIGTATGQQYTNMSLGGSAAGPIKPDQLFYNTSFQFDRRLQDLQTLLSSDPNGFAAAGVSPDSVARLLDILGADEVPITVGGYDPRRIRTSLNTLNSFDWVPQNSSRGSTYAITLSANYNQTSPVGGGGGFGGFGGFGGGGTSLITPSRDGTRTNWGGSAQARHSGLLGWKGIFSETTVGYSTNRSDGEPFYFLPSGNVRVNSQFGDGSASVSNLQFGGSTALNNANANSTLAGNNTMSWFSADNRHRVKLTTEVRRDEFSSLFNFNEFGSFSYNTLADLEANRPASYTRLLSPRTRVGSQYVAAMSLGDAWRPTNDLQVQYGVRVDGNHFNMGPQTNPDVLARFGYDNAEVPNRIYVSPRLGFSWTVGQADQMTLLPGMVRAPRAVIRGGIGLFQNTPGTQLISNAIDNTGLASGLQQLTCVGSATPVPDWTSFAADLNSIPRTCADGTTGSVFSNSSPNVTLFLPDYYAQRSLRSNLGWQGPVLKNRFNFSVDATYSRNQRQQGGIDINFPNVERFALSNEAGRPVYVAPSAIVGATGQVAWRDARLFPQYGRVTAQTSELESESKQATVSLRPFTFNTKWSWSLSYVLADVREQFLGFNSTVGSPDGIEWSRGSNFSRHQIQYSLSYNAWDAVRISWFGNFRSGIYYTPTVNQDINGDSYGNDRAFIFNPASVNDPALKAGLENFLANGTREATACLRSQLGQFAGRNSCQGPWGMSGNLNLSFNSLKLGLPQRVNLSFQVQNPLNGIDRILNGESGLKGWGSFVNPQSNGALLFVRGFDPTTSSYKYEVNERFGSTRPSQTTQRSAPVTFTLQMNYDLSPTREQQQLMQQLDRGRSRPGNKPSLQQLRQTANVGIINPMQQILQQADTLKLTRKQADSLATLNRLYVLKSDSIWTPVARFLADLPDKYNHDDAYKRYLNAREASVDVLIKVAPGIKNLLTPEQFRILPETLVPFMDKRNLQGIRSGTAGGNRFMGGGMGGGRGR; encoded by the coding sequence GTGACCATTACATCGCCCATTCTCCGACGGCTTTCGTGCGCGCTGACGTTCTGCCTGGCCCTGGCAGCCAGCGCCACGTCCGCCATGGCGCAGCAAGTCGATATCATCCGCGGTCGTGTGCTCGGCACCGACACGCTACCCATTCCAAACGTGCTGGTCACGGCTACCACGCTCAGCGGGAACGTGAGCCGTACCGCCCGGACCGCGGCCAATGGCCGGTACACCATTTCCTTTCCAGGTGGCGAGGGCGACTACTGGGTCACCTTCTCCGGCATCGGCCTCGCGCCACGCCGCTATCAGGTGAAGCGCACCGCCGATCAGGAAATCCTGATTGCCGACGCCCGGATGGCACCGGCGACGATCACGCTGGACGCCATGCAGATCACGGAGCGTGCGGCGGTGTCGCGAAGCGACACGGTCTCCGATGTGAGCGGCACAGAAAAGAGCGTGAACGATGAGACGGCGGGGTTTCTCAACGCCGAGCAGATGGGCGACCTCGCCGCCATGGCGTCGGCGATTCCCGGGGTGCAGCTGCTGCTCGGCGCCGATGGTGCCGCCGATGCCTTCTCGGTGTTCGGCTTGGGTGGCGACCAGAACAATACGCAGCTCAACGGCCTCAACTTCGGTGATGCGCAGTTGCCGCGTGATGCCAATGTGATGTCGTCACTGAGTACGTCGCCGTACGATGTCTCGCGCGGTGGTTTCTCCGGTGGGCAGTTGCAAGTACGCACCCGCTCGGGATCGAACTTCGTGTCGCGCCGCCTCAGTGGCAACTTCGTCTCACCGCAGCTGCAGTGGCTTGATCGCATCGGCACCGCGACGGGACAGCAGTACACGAACATGTCCCTTGGCGGATCAGCGGCTGGCCCGATCAAGCCTGACCAGCTGTTCTACAACACGTCGTTCCAGTTCGACCGTCGTTTGCAGGATCTGCAGACGCTGCTCAGCAGCGACCCGAACGGCTTCGCCGCGGCCGGTGTCTCGCCCGATTCGGTCGCGCGCCTGCTGGACATTCTCGGAGCGGACGAGGTGCCCATTACGGTGGGCGGATACGACCCGCGCCGGATCCGTACGAGTCTCAATACGCTCAACAGCTTCGACTGGGTTCCGCAGAACTCGTCGCGCGGCAGCACGTACGCGATCACCTTGTCGGCGAATTACAACCAGACGTCGCCTGTTGGTGGCGGTGGTGGGTTTGGTGGCTTCGGCGGTTTTGGTGGCGGTGGCACGAGTCTGATCACTCCTTCGCGCGACGGTACCCGCACCAACTGGGGCGGTTCAGCGCAGGCGCGTCACAGCGGCCTGCTCGGCTGGAAGGGGATCTTCAGTGAAACTACGGTCGGCTACAGCACCAACCGCAGCGACGGTGAGCCGTTCTATTTCCTGCCGTCGGGCAACGTGCGGGTGAACTCGCAGTTCGGCGACGGCTCGGCCTCGGTGAGCAACCTGCAGTTCGGTGGCAGTACGGCGCTCAACAACGCCAATGCGAACAGCACGCTGGCGGGCAACAACACCATGTCGTGGTTCTCGGCCGATAATCGCCACCGTGTGAAGCTCACCACCGAAGTGCGCCGCGACGAATTCAGCTCGCTGTTCAACTTCAACGAGTTCGGTTCGTTCAGCTACAACACGCTGGCAGATCTCGAAGCCAACCGGCCGGCCTCGTACACGCGCCTGCTGTCGCCCCGTACGCGTGTTGGCAGTCAGTACGTTGCGGCCATGTCGCTGGGGGATGCGTGGCGCCCCACGAACGACTTGCAGGTGCAATACGGCGTGCGTGTAGACGGCAACCATTTCAACATGGGGCCGCAGACCAATCCTGATGTGCTCGCCCGCTTTGGCTATGACAACGCCGAGGTCCCCAACCGCATCTACGTGAGTCCGCGACTCGGCTTCTCCTGGACGGTTGGCCAGGCCGATCAGATGACGTTGCTCCCCGGCATGGTGCGTGCCCCGCGTGCAGTCATTCGCGGCGGCATTGGGCTCTTCCAGAACACTCCGGGCACGCAGCTCATCTCCAACGCCATTGACAACACCGGTCTGGCGAGTGGGCTGCAGCAGCTCACCTGCGTCGGCTCCGCCACGCCGGTGCCGGACTGGACCTCGTTTGCCGCCGATCTGAACAGCATCCCGCGCACCTGCGCTGACGGCACCACGGGCTCGGTGTTCTCCAACAGCTCGCCCAACGTGACGCTCTTTCTCCCCGACTATTACGCGCAGCGTTCGCTGCGCAGTAACCTCGGATGGCAAGGGCCGGTGCTCAAGAACCGCTTCAACTTTTCCGTGGACGCGACCTACTCGCGCAATCAGCGTCAGCAGGGCGGCATCGACATCAACTTCCCCAATGTGGAGCGCTTTGCGCTGAGCAATGAAGCGGGACGTCCGGTGTACGTGGCACCGTCGGCAATTGTGGGTGCCACCGGCCAGGTGGCGTGGCGCGACGCGCGCCTGTTCCCCCAGTATGGCCGCGTCACCGCACAAACCTCGGAGCTTGAGTCGGAAAGCAAGCAGGCCACGGTGTCGCTGCGTCCATTCACGTTCAACACCAAGTGGAGCTGGAGTCTTTCGTACGTGCTCGCGGACGTGCGCGAACAGTTCCTCGGCTTCAACAGCACCGTTGGTTCGCCAGACGGCATTGAGTGGTCGCGTGGCTCAAACTTCTCACGCCACCAGATTCAGTACTCGCTCAGCTACAATGCGTGGGATGCGGTGCGCATTTCCTGGTTCGGCAATTTCCGCTCGGGCATCTATTACACGCCCACGGTCAACCAGGACATCAACGGCGACAGCTACGGCAACGATCGCGCATTCATCTTCAATCCCGCTTCGGTCAATGATCCGGCGCTCAAGGCGGGGCTCGAAAACTTCCTTGCCAATGGTACGCGTGAAGCCACGGCGTGTCTGCGCAGCCAGCTCGGGCAATTCGCCGGGCGGAATTCCTGTCAGGGGCCGTGGGGCATGTCGGGCAACCTGAACCTGTCGTTCAACTCGCTCAAGCTCGGATTGCCGCAGCGCGTCAATCTGTCGTTCCAAGTGCAGAACCCACTCAACGGCATCGACCGCATCCTCAACGGGGAGTCGGGGCTCAAGGGGTGGGGGTCGTTCGTGAATCCGCAGAGTAACGGCGCGCTGTTGTTCGTGCGCGGCTTCGACCCCACGACGAGCAGCTACAAGTACGAGGTGAATGAGCGCTTCGGCAGCACGCGTCCAAGCCAGACGACGCAGCGGTCGGCGCCGGTCACGTTCACGCTGCAGATGAACTACGATCTGTCGCCGACGCGTGAACAGCAGCAGCTCATGCAGCAGCTCGATCGTGGCCGCAGCCGCCCCGGCAACAAGCCCAGCCTGCAGCAGCTCCGCCAGACGGCCAATGTGGGGATCATCAACCCCATGCAGCAGATCCTGCAGCAGGCCGATACGCTCAAGCTCACGCGCAAGCAGGCAGACAGCCTCGCCACGCTCAACCGCTTATACGTGCTCAAGAGCGACAGCATCTGGACGCCGGTGGCGCGTTTCCTGGCCGACCTGCCCGACAAGTACAATCACGACGATGCCTACAAGCGCTATCTGAATGCGCGTGAAGCCAGTGTGGATGTGCTGATCAAGGTGGCGCCGGGTATCAAGAATCTGCTCACGCCGGAACAGTTCCGCATTCTTCCTGAGACGCTCGTGCCGTTCATGGACAAGCGCAATTTGCAGGGTATCCGCTCGGGTACCGCCGGTGGCAACCGCTTCATGGGTGGCGGTATGGGCGGTGGTCGAGGCCGGTGA